A DNA window from Patagioenas fasciata isolate bPatFas1 chromosome 1, bPatFas1.hap1, whole genome shotgun sequence contains the following coding sequences:
- the PICK1 gene encoding PRKCA-binding protein isoform X1 has protein sequence MFADLDYDIEEDKLGIPTVPGTVTLKKDSQNLIGISIGGGAQYCPCLYIVQVFDNTPAALDGTVAAGDEITGVNGKSVKGKTKVEVAKMIQMVKGEVTIHYNKLQADPKQGKSLDIVLKKVKHRLVENMSSGTADALGLSRAILCNDGLVKRLEELERTAELYKGLTEHTKSLLRAFFELSQTHRAFGDVFSVIGVREPQPAASEAFIKFADAHRNIEKFGIHLLKTIKPMLTDLNTYLNKAIPDTRLTIKKYLDVKFEYLSYCLKVKEMDDEEYSCIALNEPLYRVSTGNYEYRLILRCRQEARTRFAKMRKDVLEKIELLDQKHVQDIVFQLQRFVSTMSKYYDDCYAVLRDADVFPIEVDLARTTLNYGQDTYMDGAEEEEGGSEREGSGKEDTNGEKLIDDA, from the exons ATGTTTGCAGATTTGGACTATGATATTGAAGAAGATAAGCT GGGCATCCCCACTGTACCTGGGACGGTGACCCTGAAGAAGGACTCTCAGAACCTGATTGGGATCAGCATTGGGGGAGGAGCACAGTACTGCCCCTGTCTCTACATTGTCCAG GTATTTGATAACACCCCAGCAGCCTTGGATGGCACTGTAGCAGCTGGTGATGAGATCACGGGAGTGAACGGCAAGTCTGTCAAAGGGAAGACCAAAGTGGAGGTGGCCAAGATGATACAGATGGTAAAG GGCGAAGTGACGATACACTACAACAAGCTTCAGGCTGACCCAAAGCAGGGCAAGTCTTTGGATATCG TATTGAAGAAGGTAAAGCATCGGCTGGTAGAGAACATGAGCTCAGGGACAGCGGATGCTCTGGGGTTAAGCCGGGCCATACTTTGCAATG ATGGACTAGTGAAGAGATTAGAGGAGCTGGAGAGGACTGCAGAGCTATACAAAG GCTTGACAGAGCACACGAAGAGTCTTCTCAGAGCTTTTTTTGAGCTGTCCCAGACACATAGAG CATTTGGAGACGTTTTCTCTGTCATTGGTGTACGGGAGCCACAACCAGCTGCCAGCGAAGCCTTTATAAAATTTGCTGATGCCCATCGCAACATTGAGAAGTTTGGGATTCACCTTCTGAAAACCATTAAGCCG ATGCTCACTGACTTGAACACATATCTGAATAAAGCCATTCCTGACACAAGGCTGACTATCAAAAAATACCTGGATGTCAAGTTTGAATATTTG TCTTACTGCCTGAAAGTCAAAGAGATGGATGATGAAGAGTACAGCTGCATT GCTCTGAATGAACCCCTCTACCGGGTCAGCACTGGGAACTATGAATACCGCCTTATCCTGCGTTGCCGTCAGGAGGCTCGCACACGCTTCGCCAAGATGAGGAAGGACGTGCTAGAAAAGATAGAGCTCCTGGACCAGAAACACG TGCAGGACATCGTGTTCCAGCTCCAGCGTTTTGTCTCCACAATGTCCAAGTACTACGACGACTGCTACGCCGTGCTTCGAGATGCAGACGTCTTTCCCATTGAGGTGGACCTTGCCCGCACTACTCTCAACTATGGGCAGGACACATACATGGACGgggcagaagaagaagaaggaggaagcgAGAGAGAGGGTAGCGGGAAGGAGGACACAAATGGTGAAAAGCTCATTGATGATGCCTGA
- the PICK1 gene encoding PRKCA-binding protein isoform X2 — protein sequence MFADLDYDIEEDKLGIPTVPGTVTLKKDSQNLIGISIGGGAQYCPCLYIVQVFDNTPAALDGTVAAGDEITGVNGKSVKGKTKVEVAKMIQMVKGEVTIHYNKLQADPKQGKSLDIVLKKVKHRLVENMSSGTADALGLSRAILCNDGLVKRLEELERTAELYKGLTEHTKSLLRAFFELSQTHRAFGDVFSVIGVREPQPAASEAFIKFADAHRNIEKFGIHLLKTIKPMLTDLNTYLNKAIPDTRLTIKKYLDVKFEYLALNEPLYRVSTGNYEYRLILRCRQEARTRFAKMRKDVLEKIELLDQKHVQDIVFQLQRFVSTMSKYYDDCYAVLRDADVFPIEVDLARTTLNYGQDTYMDGAEEEEGGSEREGSGKEDTNGEKLIDDA from the exons ATGTTTGCAGATTTGGACTATGATATTGAAGAAGATAAGCT GGGCATCCCCACTGTACCTGGGACGGTGACCCTGAAGAAGGACTCTCAGAACCTGATTGGGATCAGCATTGGGGGAGGAGCACAGTACTGCCCCTGTCTCTACATTGTCCAG GTATTTGATAACACCCCAGCAGCCTTGGATGGCACTGTAGCAGCTGGTGATGAGATCACGGGAGTGAACGGCAAGTCTGTCAAAGGGAAGACCAAAGTGGAGGTGGCCAAGATGATACAGATGGTAAAG GGCGAAGTGACGATACACTACAACAAGCTTCAGGCTGACCCAAAGCAGGGCAAGTCTTTGGATATCG TATTGAAGAAGGTAAAGCATCGGCTGGTAGAGAACATGAGCTCAGGGACAGCGGATGCTCTGGGGTTAAGCCGGGCCATACTTTGCAATG ATGGACTAGTGAAGAGATTAGAGGAGCTGGAGAGGACTGCAGAGCTATACAAAG GCTTGACAGAGCACACGAAGAGTCTTCTCAGAGCTTTTTTTGAGCTGTCCCAGACACATAGAG CATTTGGAGACGTTTTCTCTGTCATTGGTGTACGGGAGCCACAACCAGCTGCCAGCGAAGCCTTTATAAAATTTGCTGATGCCCATCGCAACATTGAGAAGTTTGGGATTCACCTTCTGAAAACCATTAAGCCG ATGCTCACTGACTTGAACACATATCTGAATAAAGCCATTCCTGACACAAGGCTGACTATCAAAAAATACCTGGATGTCAAGTTTGAATATTTG GCTCTGAATGAACCCCTCTACCGGGTCAGCACTGGGAACTATGAATACCGCCTTATCCTGCGTTGCCGTCAGGAGGCTCGCACACGCTTCGCCAAGATGAGGAAGGACGTGCTAGAAAAGATAGAGCTCCTGGACCAGAAACACG TGCAGGACATCGTGTTCCAGCTCCAGCGTTTTGTCTCCACAATGTCCAAGTACTACGACGACTGCTACGCCGTGCTTCGAGATGCAGACGTCTTTCCCATTGAGGTGGACCTTGCCCGCACTACTCTCAACTATGGGCAGGACACATACATGGACGgggcagaagaagaagaaggaggaagcgAGAGAGAGGGTAGCGGGAAGGAGGACACAAATGGTGAAAAGCTCATTGATGATGCCTGA
- the SLC16A8 gene encoding monocarboxylate transporter 3, whose amino-acid sequence MGRADPEEGQLPAPVKPPDGGWGWIVLLGCFVITGFSYAFPKAVSVYFKELMKDFHVGYSDTAWISSIMLAMLYGTGPICSIMVNQFGCRPVMLIGGLLASAGMILASFTTNIIELYLTAGVLTGLGMALNFQPSLIMLGTYFDKRRPLANGLAAAGSPVFLSSLSPLGQVLLEKFGWRGGFLIMGGLLLNCCTCGAVMRPLDMGMKRKMEKTQDKYEAKEMLPIGGKSEEGISTTDGTKKAKKAKKKPRKGKKLLDFSIFSNRGFIIYTISKFILVLGLFVPPILLVNYAKDTGVPDTEAAFLLSIIGFIDIFARPACGMVAGLKWVRPHVAYLFSFSMLFNGLTDICSARASNYTGLVIFCVFFGISYGMVGALQFEVLMAIVGSQKFSSAIGLVLLIEAFAVLIGPPSAGRLVDALKNYEVIFYLAGSEVVLSALFLAMATYCCLNRGKKKEPPPEKNPSVGGGSDTEEAESDVQEAEEHSSDNHQLAHSTDNTMVAASEEANHVADEQSGEGGGCPAGDGEVLARDGCNADQTVERDSF is encoded by the exons ATGGGGAGAGCTGATCCAGAGGAAGGGCAGCTCCCAGCTCCTGTGAAGCCCCCAGATGGTGGCTGGGGCTGGATTGTGCTCCTCGGCTGCTTTGTGATCACTGGCTTCTCCTATGCCTTCCCGAAAGCCGTCAGTGTCTACTTCAAGGAGCTCATGAAAGATTTCCATGTGGGCTACAGTGACACAGCCTGGATCTCCTCCATCATGCTGGCCATGCTCTACGGGACAG GACCAATATGCAGCATCATGGTGAACCAGTTTGGCTGCCGGCCCGTGATGCTCATCGGTGGGCTCCTAGCTTCTGCTGGGATGATCCTGGCATCTTTTACCACCAACATCATTGAGCTTTATCTTACAGCTGGTGTGCTAACAG GTCTGGGTATGGCGTTGAACTTCCAGCCCTCACTGATCATGCTGGGCACATACTTTGACAAGCGTCGGCCTCTTGCCAATGGActggctgctgctgggagccctgtcttcctttcctctctttctccaCTGGGGCAAGTGCTGCTGGAGAAGTTTGGTTGGCGAGGAGGGTTCCTTATCATGGGGGGCCTTCTGCTCAACTGCTGCACTTGTGGGGCAGTCATGAGACCCCTGGACATGGGCATGAAGCGGAAGATGGAGAAGACTCAGGACAAATATGAAGCCAAGGAGATGCTGCCCATAGGAGGGAAGTCAGAGGAAGGAATCAGCACCACTGATGGAACCAAGAAAGCCAAGAAAGCCAAGAAGAAGCCCAGGAAAGGAAAGAAGCTTCTGGATTTTAGTATCTTTTCCAATCGAGGGTTTATAATTTACACTATTTCAAAGTTCATCCTGGTCTTGGGTCTCTTTGTGCCCCCCATATTGCTGGTCAACTATGCCAAGGACACAGGTGTACCAGACACAGAGGCTGCATTCTTGCTCTCCATCATCGGTTTCATAGACATCTTTGCTCGCCCAGCCTGTGGCATGGTGGCAGGGTTGAAGTGGGTCCGTCCTCATGTGGCGTACCTGTTCAGCTTCTCCATGCTCTTCAACGGCTTGACAGACATCTGCAGCGCCAGGGCTAGCAACTACACGGGGCTGGTCATCTTCTGCGTCTTTTTTGGCATCTCTTATGGCATGGTGGGGGCACTGCAGTTTGAGGTGCTGATGGCCATTGTTGGCTCCCAGAAGTTCTCCAGTGCTATTGGGCTGGTCCTACTTATTGAGGCTTTTGCTGTGCTCATCGGTCCACCCTCTGCAG GCCGCCTGGTTGATGCTCTCAAGAACTATGAGGTGATCTTCTACCTGGCAGGCTCAGAGGTGGTGCTCTCCGCTCTTTTCCTGGCCATGGCCACCTACTGCTGCCTGAACCGCGGGAAGAAGAAGGAGCCTCCCCCAGAGAAGAACCCCTCCGTGGGCGGCGGGAGTGACACCGAGGAAGCAGAGTCTGACGTGCAGGAAGCTGAGGAGCACAGCAGTGACAACCACCAGCTGGCCCACAGCACTGACAACACCATGGTGGCAGCCAGCGAGGAGGCCAACCATGTGGCAGATGAGCAGAGCGGGGAGGGAGGCGGGTGTCCCGCGGGGGACGGGGAGGTGTTGGCACGAGATGGCTGCAATGCTGACCAGACGGTGGAGAGGGACAGTTTTTAG